A single genomic interval of Camelina sativa cultivar DH55 chromosome 11, Cs, whole genome shotgun sequence harbors:
- the LOC104725159 gene encoding transcription initiation factor TFIID subunit 4b, producing MDPSIFKLLEEDEDESMHSGADVDAFQAALNRDIEGSMTTSMPLGTNPGNNHPPSQQFAPWKNGIGDANINVQTQHSLESTQMKEQQGSTLENQHQHDLKRANESHLQHNQPQDLHRAGQLWENPSQVPQTIGLPISEKNPTGNEPDRSHNVQESESQYVKLQKMSSQQARGVEPSANPMNRNPKQVPFAALLPTLMAQLDKDRALQLRTLYARLKKNEIPKEGFTRHMKDIVGDQMLRLAVSKLQQMNYNQGKIGIQAPSTEINNQKSQSDPRAVHLNQLPSSTSGTLGSSATVQGLTKHPQHQMQHPPSSFPMYTTSGSYHTYPGPNTNASGSALRPHLHDSHMRHGAHNPTVGSTGLGGPPQSTTNMMTMPKFERPSSVNDPNRVQGGVTSHFQNSSSLPLNSAPGQGSLVSLVKQESVDQSFEKNNATSVTSNEDLEKDSSRMGLSTPNNMAPASSVSPSMTTQLDASTTMNSRGPLGTSQGGINARMPPKKPSVGQKKPLETLGSSPPPPSKKQKVAGNSMDQSIEQLNDVTAVSGVNLREEEEQLFSGAKEDARVSEASRRVVHEEEERLILHKNPLQRKLAEIMAKAGIKQISNDVERCLSLCVEERMRGLLSHIIRLSKQRVDAEKSRHRTFITSDIRLQINEMNQKVKEEWEKKQAEAEKLKKPSESEEGDGGVDSEKEKEDNRSKGVKVNKEDDDKMRTTAANVAARAAVGGDDTFLKWQLMAEARQKSVSEGGKDGSQKATSGGGKNSKDRQDGGRRFSGNGGRRVGKNQGSSPQPKVVRTITVKDVVAVLEREPQMSKSTLMYRLIQ from the exons atggatCCTTCAATTTTCAAGCTCCTTGAAGAAGACGAG GATGAGTCGATGCATTCGGGAGCTGATGTAGATGCTTTCCAAGCTGCTCTGAATCGAGATATTGAAGGTTCTATGACAACTTCAATGCCACTCGGGACGAATCCTG GAAACAACCATCCTCCCAGCCAGCAGTTTGCGCCATGGAAGAATGGTATTGGAGATGCTAATATCAATGTCCAGACGCAGCACAGCCTTGAAAGTACTCAGATGAAGGAGCAACAAGGATCGACTTTAGAAaatcaacatcaacatgatTTGAAACGAGCCAATGAATCTCATTTACAACACAACCAGCCTCAAGACCTTCATCGAGCAGGTCAACTGTGGGAGAATCCATCGCAGGTACCCCAAACAATTGGGTTGCCGATTTCTGAAAAGAATCCTACTGGTAATGAACCAGATAGATCACATAATGTTCAAGAGAGTGAATCTCAGTATGTGAAACTGCAAAAGATGAGTAGTCAACAGGCTCGGGGAGTGGAACCGTCTGCTAACCCTATGAACCGCAACCCTAAGCAAGTACCATTTGCTGCTTTGCTTCCTACCTTAATGGCTCAACTCGATAAAGATAGAGCACTGCAGCTCCGTACCTTATATGCTAGACTTAAG AAAAATGAAATCCCCAAAGAGGGGTTCACAAGACATATGAAGGATATTGTAGGCGATCAGATGCTCAGGTTGGCAGTTAGTAAACTGCAGCAG ATGAACTATAACCAAGGAAAAATTGGGATTCAAGCTCCTTCTACTG AAATCAATAATCAAAAATCGCAGTCTGATCCTCGGGCAGTCCACCTTAACCAACTACCTTCCTCAACTTCAGGCACCTTAGGCAGTTCAGCTACGGTGCAGGGACTTACCAAACATCCGCAGCACCAGATGCAGCATCCACCAAGTTCTTTTCCTATGTATACTACCTCTGGTAGTTATCACACATATCCCGGTCCAAACACCAATGCTTCTGGTTCCGCGTTGAGACCGCACCTTCATGATTCCCATATGAGACATGGGGCACATAACCCGACTGTGGGATCAACTGGTCTTGGAGGACCCCCCCAATCTACCACAAACATGATGACTATGCCCAAATTTGAGAGGCCAAGTTCTGTAAATGACCCGAATAGGGTTCAAGGTGGCGTTACATCACACTTCCAGAACAGCTCATCATTACCTCTAAATTCTGCACCTGGTCAAGGATCATTAGTGTCCCTTGTTAAGCAAGAATCAGTTGATCAAAGTTTTGAAAAGAATAATGCAACCTCAGTAACTTCGAATGAGGACTTAGAGAAGGATTCCTCTAGAATGGGTTTATCAACACCTAACAACATGGCGCCTGCAAGCTCTGTATCTCCTTCCATGACAACTCAACTAGACGCTAGTACAACA ATGAATTCTCGTGGCCCATTAGGAACCTCTCAAGGAGGAATTAATGCTAGGATGCCACCCAAAAAGCCTTCTGTTGGTCAGAAAAAACCTCTGGAGACATTAGGTTCTTCACCTCCACCACCAAG TAAGAAGCAAAAAGTAGCAGGGAATTCTATGGATCAAAGTATTGAACAGCTCAATGATGTCACTGCAGTCAGTGGTGTTAATCTCAGG gaagaggaagaacaatTATTCTCTGGGGCCAAGGAGGATGCTCGTGTTTCCGAAGCATCTCGGAGAGTTGtgcacgaagaagaagaaagattaatCTTGCATAAAAATCCGCTGCAAAGAAAACTGGCGGAAATTA TGGCGAAAGCGGGTATAAAGCAGATAAGCAATGATGTCGAAAGGTGCTTGTCTTTG TGTGTGGAGGAAAGGATGCGAGGATTATTATCCCATATAATTCGGTTGTCAAAGCAG CGGGTTGATGCTGAGAAATCTAGACACCGGACTTTTATCACATCAGATATTCGCCTACAAATTAATGAAATGAACCAGAAGGTGAAGGAAGAATGGGAGAAGAAGCAGGCTGAAGCTGAAAAGCTTAAGAAACCGAGTGAG AGTGAAGAAGGTGATGGTGGAGTTGACagtgagaaggagaaagaagataacCGTTCAAAGGGTGTGAAG GTAAATAAGGAGGATGATGACAAAATGAGAACGACAGCTGCAAATGTTGCTGCTCGTGCTGCTGTCGGAGGAGatgatacatttttaaaatggCAATTAATGGCTGAAGCTCGTCAAAAATCTGTATCTGAAGGTGGTAAAGATGGGAGTCAGAAAGCTACTTCAGGTGGAGGAAAGAACTCTAAGGACAGGCAAGATGGTGGACGACGGTTTTCTGGAAATG GTGGTCGAAGAGTAGGGAAAAACCAAGGTTCGTCTCCTCAACCAAAAGTGGTAAGGACAATCACTGTGAAGGATGTGGTTGCTGTTTTGGAGAGAGAGCCGCAGATGTCCAAATCCACTTTAATGTATCGATTAATTCAATAG
- the LOC104725157 gene encoding PXMP2/4 family protein 4-like: MNIVGLSKRFFSDRRSLHGINNALVGTVFSGRKPILGFSGRSFHELRKAGSFVVPRVFSVSRNLSTNASSPSKQPAFLRWYLRKLESHPFVTKSVTTSLIYMAADLTSQMITMPPAGSFDLIRTARMASFGLIFLGPSQHLWFSYLSKILPKRDVLTTFKKIMMGQVLFGPCSNTVFYSYNAILQGENSDEILARLKRDLLPTLRNGLIYWPACDFVTFKYVPVHLQPLMNSSCAYIWTIYLTYMANLTKADS; encoded by the exons atgaacaTCGTTGGATTGAGCAAACGTTTCTTCTCCGATCGTCGTTCTCTTCACGGAATCAACAATGCTCTCGTCGGAACTGTGTTCTCCGGTAGGAAACCTATCCTTGGATTCTCCGGCCGATCGTTTCACGAGCTCCGCAAGGCTGGGAGTTTCGTAGTCCCTCGCGTCTTCTCCGTGTCGCGAAATCTATCGACGAACGCTTCGTCTCCTTCGAAACAGCCTGCGTTTCTACGATGGTATTTGAGAAAGCTCGAATCACACCCTTTCGTGACTAAGAGCGTCACTACTTCCCTTATTTATATGGCCGCCGATCTCACTTCTCAG ATGATTACAATGCCTCCTGCTGGTTCATTTGACCTGATAAGAACAGCTAGAATGGCTAGCTTTGGGTTGATATTTCTCGGGCCGTCACAGCATCTGTGGTTCAGTTATCTTTCTAAAATATTGCCAAAGCGCGACGTGTTGACAAcctttaagaaaataatgatggGGCAGGTTCTTTTCGGACCTTGTAGCAACACGGTCTTCTATTCTTATAATGCCATTTTACAAG GTGAAAATTCTGACGAAATTTTGGCAAGATTGAAGCGAGATCTTCTGCCAACATTGAGAAATGGACTTATTTATTGGCCGGCCTGTGATTTTGTTACATTTAAGTATGTGCCAGTTCATCTACAG CCACTGATGAATAGCTCGTGCGCTTATATATGGACGATTTATTTAACATATATGGCAAACCTGACGAAAGCTGACAGCTGA
- the LOC104725156 gene encoding uncharacterized protein LOC104725156 yields the protein MAGLRWREWWNTMAFPTRRIWNRFTVSVGFRHSGLLRLQHDVSSCEYEDIHIMWNLLHKNEDHNRGVQIKPQQQQQRKKPCWNLLGSYLCQRF from the exons ATGGCCGGCCTTAGATGGAGAGAGTGGTGGAACACGATGGCCTTCCCCACCCGACGCATCTGGAATCGTTTCACCGTTAGCGTTGGCTTCCGACACAGTG GACTACTGAGGTTACAACATGACGTGAGTTCTTGTGAGTACGAAGACATACACATAATGTGGAATCTGTTACACAAGAACGAAGATCATAATCGCGGCGTACAGAtcaaaccacaacaacaacaacagaggaaGAAACCTTGCTGGAATCTTCTTGGTTCATATCTTTGCCAAAGATTCTGA